The following proteins come from a genomic window of Frankia casuarinae:
- a CDS encoding diaminobutyrate--2-oxoglutarate transaminase family protein, with amino-acid sequence MTVSARDAAGGSAGRTAPPATVPSVTTRATTTPPATTTPPTTTPPTTTPVAARSTPAAPTTGPRSAPTDAANPATILARQRQRESAARTYARTLPIVPVRASGTMVLGADGRRYLDCLAGAGTLALGHNHPVVTEAITSMLARGAPLHTLDLATPEKDAFTDELRGCLPAGMGSDVKLHFCGPSGADAVEAAIKLAQTVTGNQTILAFTGGYHGMTAGALAVTGNVAVKDPLPPSTSVVRLPFPFPYRCPFGVGSGRAPGPDGAELSARYIERLLDDPAGGVVRPAALIVEPVQGEGGVVPAPDGWLRAIREITRRRGIPLILDEVQTGVGRTGKYWAAQHSGITPDIIVMSKAIGGGLPLAVIAYRSELDTWAPGAHTGTFRGNQLAMAAGHATLRLVREDRLDERAARLGTRLLTGLAEIARNRPQVGDVRGRGLMLGAEMVDPTAAPDLVGAHPADARLAGLVRAECLRRGLIIELGGRHGAVVRLLPPLILSDEEGDRVLAILADAIDAAVRRLSVHAALGHPPADQAHVRFGSAG; translated from the coding sequence ATGACGGTTTCCGCTCGTGACGCCGCCGGCGGCTCAGCCGGCCGCACGGCGCCCCCCGCGACCGTGCCTTCCGTAACCACGAGAGCCACGACGACGCCCCCTGCGACCACGACCCCCCCGACCACGACCCCCCCGACCACGACCCCCGTCGCCGCCAGGTCCACGCCTGCAGCCCCCACCACGGGTCCCAGGTCCGCACCCACGGACGCCGCGAACCCGGCCACGATCCTCGCGCGTCAGCGTCAGCGCGAATCGGCGGCACGGACCTATGCGCGGACCCTCCCGATCGTGCCTGTCCGGGCGTCCGGAACCATGGTTCTCGGCGCGGATGGCCGCCGCTACCTGGACTGCCTGGCCGGCGCCGGAACGCTCGCGCTGGGACACAACCATCCGGTGGTAACCGAGGCGATCACATCGATGCTTGCCCGAGGCGCCCCGTTGCACACGCTCGACCTCGCCACCCCCGAGAAGGACGCCTTCACCGACGAACTCCGTGGCTGCCTGCCGGCCGGCATGGGGAGCGATGTGAAGTTGCACTTCTGCGGCCCGAGCGGCGCCGACGCGGTCGAGGCGGCCATCAAGCTCGCGCAGACGGTGACGGGCAACCAGACCATCCTCGCGTTCACCGGTGGATACCACGGAATGACGGCGGGTGCCCTGGCCGTGACCGGGAACGTCGCCGTCAAAGATCCTCTGCCGCCATCGACATCCGTCGTACGGCTGCCGTTCCCCTTCCCCTACCGGTGCCCGTTCGGGGTGGGGTCCGGTCGCGCCCCCGGTCCGGACGGTGCCGAGTTGTCCGCCCGCTACATCGAACGTCTCCTCGATGACCCGGCCGGAGGGGTAGTCAGGCCGGCGGCACTGATCGTAGAACCGGTTCAGGGTGAGGGCGGGGTGGTTCCCGCTCCTGACGGCTGGCTCCGCGCCATCCGCGAGATCACCCGTCGCCGCGGCATCCCACTGATCCTGGACGAGGTCCAGACGGGAGTCGGTCGCACCGGGAAGTACTGGGCCGCGCAGCACAGCGGCATCACCCCCGACATCATCGTCATGTCCAAGGCGATCGGCGGCGGGCTGCCACTGGCCGTCATCGCCTACCGGTCTGAGCTGGACACCTGGGCGCCCGGGGCACATACCGGCACCTTCCGTGGAAACCAGCTGGCGATGGCCGCGGGCCATGCCACGCTGCGCCTGGTGCGAGAGGACCGTCTCGACGAACGCGCCGCCCGACTCGGCACGCGCCTACTCACCGGCCTGGCAGAGATCGCCCGGAACCGGCCGCAGGTGGGCGACGTACGCGGCCGCGGGCTGATGCTCGGCGCCGAGATGGTCGATCCGACCGCAGCCCCGGACCTCGTCGGCGCGCATCCCGCCGACGCGAGACTCGCCGGTCTGGTACGTGCCGAATGTCTGCGCCGCGGCCTGATCATCGAGCTCGGTGGGCGGCACGGCGCGGTCGTCCGGCTGTTGCCACCGCTGATCCTCAGCGATGAGGAGGGCGATCGCGTCCTCGCGATCCTCGCCGACGCCATCGATGCCGCCGTCCGCAGGCTCTCCGTCCACGCGGCTTTGGGACACCCACCCGCCGATCAGGCCCACGTCCGGTTCGGATCCGCCGGATGA
- a CDS encoding pyridoxal phosphate-dependent decarboxylase family protein has product MVDLALAALDDGRRIRGGPLPAGGPPVVRAMTRAALGLTPADPAPADPAPPDSTGTLLPRTGIGPSAALTGLVEALAAGSADPADPWCAAHLHCPPLAVAVAADLAVSALNPSLDSWDQAPAATTIETEVVATLAALVGFDPDRATGTITTGGTESNLMGLFLGRDAARRGPTGQDALGPAAPGHDAGHQGGPGHRGADRPAPRVFRSAAAHFSIDRAASLLAIDAPPVLVIETDDRHRMRVEALRHALAAHAGPAIVVATAGTTDAGAVDPLRQIAAVVEEHRLRLGGSQDPSRPSGMEARSGRAACWFHVDAAHGGGALLSERLAGLLDGLDLADSVALDLHKLGWQPAPAGVFLTARDDGWASLATRAEYLNPEDDEAAGFTSLLGRSLRTTRRADAFPIAVTLRALGRDGLGARVDACHDLAQHAARTVRADPRLELAFPVTLSTLVFRYRPPQAISDPTASGPTASGPAGPPSPDRVDRINARLRRELLVAGRAVVGRTQLGPRHAVFLKLTLLNPDATTADVDALLGLIAETGDVLAAGGSTRARRRS; this is encoded by the coding sequence ATGGTCGATCTCGCGTTGGCCGCCCTCGACGATGGCCGCCGGATCCGCGGCGGCCCGCTGCCCGCCGGTGGTCCACCGGTGGTGCGCGCCATGACCAGAGCTGCCCTCGGCCTGACTCCGGCCGATCCGGCCCCGGCCGATCCGGCCCCCCCGGACAGTACAGGGACCCTGCTACCGAGGACCGGAATCGGCCCGTCGGCCGCGCTGACCGGCCTGGTCGAAGCCCTGGCCGCCGGTTCCGCGGACCCGGCGGACCCGTGGTGCGCCGCCCATTTGCACTGCCCTCCGCTGGCGGTCGCGGTCGCCGCCGACCTCGCCGTGAGCGCCCTCAATCCGTCCCTGGACTCCTGGGACCAGGCTCCCGCGGCCACGACGATCGAGACCGAGGTCGTCGCGACCCTGGCCGCACTGGTCGGCTTCGATCCGGACCGGGCCACCGGCACGATCACCACCGGTGGGACCGAATCGAACCTGATGGGCCTGTTCCTCGGTCGGGACGCGGCCCGCCGTGGCCCGACCGGGCAAGACGCTTTGGGCCCGGCCGCCCCAGGTCACGATGCCGGGCACCAAGGAGGCCCCGGGCACCGAGGAGCGGACCGGCCGGCACCTCGGGTGTTCCGTTCGGCGGCGGCACACTTCTCGATTGATCGGGCGGCGTCCCTGCTCGCGATCGACGCGCCTCCGGTGCTGGTCATCGAGACCGACGACCGGCACCGGATGCGCGTCGAGGCGCTCCGTCACGCCCTGGCCGCGCACGCCGGGCCGGCCATCGTCGTGGCCACCGCTGGTACCACCGATGCGGGCGCGGTCGACCCGCTTCGGCAGATCGCCGCGGTGGTCGAGGAACATCGCCTCCGGTTAGGTGGGTCGCAGGACCCGAGCAGGCCATCGGGCATGGAGGCAAGGTCCGGCAGGGCGGCCTGCTGGTTTCACGTGGACGCCGCCCACGGCGGCGGCGCGTTGCTGTCCGAGCGGCTGGCCGGCCTGCTGGACGGACTCGACCTCGCAGATTCGGTCGCACTGGATCTGCACAAACTCGGCTGGCAGCCGGCGCCGGCCGGGGTCTTCCTCACCGCCCGCGACGACGGCTGGGCCAGCCTCGCGACACGGGCGGAGTACCTCAACCCGGAGGATGACGAGGCGGCCGGCTTCACCAGCCTGCTGGGCCGGTCGCTGCGGACCACCCGCCGCGCGGACGCCTTCCCCATCGCGGTCACCCTTCGGGCCCTCGGCCGCGACGGTCTCGGCGCCCGGGTGGATGCCTGCCATGATCTCGCGCAGCACGCGGCACGGACGGTGCGCGCCGACCCCCGTCTCGAACTCGCCTTCCCGGTAACACTCAGCACCCTCGTCTTCCGCTACCGGCCGCCACAGGCCATCTCGGATCCGACCGCGTCCGGCCCCACCGCATCCGGCCCCGCGGGCCCGCCCTCCCCCGACCGGGTGGACCGGATCAACGCCCGGCTGCGCCGGGAACTGCTCGTCGCCGGCCGGGCCGTCGTGGGGCGCACCCAACTCGGTCCCCGTCACGCGGTCTTCCTGAAGCTGACTCTGCTCAATCCCGACGCCACCACGGCGGACGTCGACGCGCTGCTCGGGCT
- a CDS encoding diaminopimelate decarboxylase translates to MDLPPSAAPLRALPAESLPRPVLTAVRAWPAGAGEVSAYFYDPAAAARNAAALRACLPMWAEVCYAVKANSFPPILDALLRGTGPDIPRSGRERSDSSPGASPTDARSDARSDARSDARSDARTGASGRGIDGFEVSSAHEVRLAQAAYGRVDSARRPRLVASGPGKSMTLLTALVSADVDVVNVESFGELRRLDAVAARLGRRVRAAVRVNPAQVGLAGSLQMGGRPSAFGIPETEVPAALELAADLAHIDVVGFHVHAVSGNLDAAAHLGYVRWCLDFAVRTAAVAGIELRMVDVGGGFGVPFEPDRRGDRPFDLIRFGEGLSSLPVPDGTRVIFEPGRMLVADSGWYAAEVIDVKHSYGTEFVILRGGIHHFALPTSWEIVHNFAVVERSGRNGGPEPEHTREAVVEGRPVTVVGELCTPEDTLARDITVDRVRPGDVVVFPMAGAYGYEFALPDFLGHPRARRIELRGTRHAPFPTDRSS, encoded by the coding sequence GTGGACCTGCCGCCCTCGGCCGCGCCGCTGCGCGCCCTGCCCGCCGAAAGCCTCCCCCGTCCGGTGTTGACCGCGGTGCGTGCCTGGCCGGCCGGCGCCGGAGAGGTCAGCGCCTACTTTTACGACCCGGCGGCGGCCGCGCGGAACGCCGCGGCGCTGCGGGCCTGCCTGCCCATGTGGGCGGAGGTCTGCTACGCGGTCAAGGCCAACAGCTTTCCGCCGATACTCGACGCCCTGTTGCGTGGGACCGGTCCGGACATCCCTCGGTCGGGGCGGGAACGGAGTGACTCCAGCCCGGGCGCCAGCCCGACCGACGCCAGGAGCGACGCCAGGAGCGACGCCAGGAGCGACGCCAGGAGCGACGCCAGGACCGGCGCCAGCGGTCGGGGCATCGACGGTTTCGAGGTCTCCTCCGCGCACGAGGTGCGCCTGGCGCAGGCAGCGTACGGCCGGGTCGACTCCGCCCGACGTCCCCGCCTGGTCGCATCCGGACCGGGAAAGTCGATGACCCTGCTTACCGCGCTGGTCTCGGCCGACGTCGACGTCGTCAACGTCGAGAGCTTCGGCGAACTGCGCCGCCTGGACGCCGTCGCGGCCCGGCTCGGCCGTCGGGTGCGGGCGGCGGTGCGCGTCAACCCGGCCCAGGTAGGCCTGGCAGGCTCCCTCCAAATGGGCGGTCGGCCGAGTGCGTTTGGCATCCCCGAAACGGAGGTCCCCGCCGCGCTCGAACTCGCGGCGGATCTGGCCCATATCGACGTCGTCGGATTCCATGTCCACGCAGTGTCCGGCAATCTCGATGCCGCCGCCCATCTGGGCTACGTCCGGTGGTGTCTCGATTTCGCCGTCCGGACGGCTGCCGTGGCCGGGATCGAGCTGCGGATGGTCGACGTGGGCGGTGGATTCGGGGTTCCGTTCGAACCGGACCGGCGCGGTGACCGGCCCTTTGACCTAATCCGATTTGGTGAGGGACTAAGTTCGCTGCCGGTGCCGGACGGAACTCGGGTAATCTTCGAGCCGGGGCGGATGCTGGTGGCCGACTCCGGCTGGTACGCCGCCGAGGTGATCGACGTCAAACATTCCTACGGGACGGAATTCGTGATTCTGCGTGGCGGAATTCATCATTTCGCGCTGCCGACATCGTGGGAGATCGTCCATAACTTCGCCGTCGTGGAGAGATCGGGCCGGAACGGTGGGCCGGAGCCGGAGCACACGCGGGAGGCGGTGGTCGAAGGTCGTCCGGTGACGGTGGTCGGGGAGCTGTGCACGCCGGAGGACACCCTCGCCCGTGACATCACGGTCGATCGGGTGCGGCCGGGTGACGTCGTCGTCTTCCCCATGGCGGGTGCGTACGGCTACGAGTTCGCACTGCCGGATTTCCTCGGCCACCCCCGGGCCCGGCGCATCGAGCTTCGGGGAACACGGCATGCTCCGTTCCCCACCGATCGGTCGAGCTGA